TTCAATTTTTGCTCGTACAAGCTCCAGATTGAGGCCAATTTTTTTGAAAAATAATTTTCGTCTTCGGACAAAAAATCGTCGGCGTTTGCCAGATCGCATTTTTTCCCGGAGATTATCTTTCTGATTTTTGATGGCTGGAACTGTTTGGGGTCTATTTCCAGCTCTTTAATTGATTCTTTGATTAAAGATAAAGCATCTTCTTCATCTATGATTGAAAAATTCTTTTTAAAGCCAAGCGCCGCGGCTTCGCGGGGCGCGGCCTTGCGTCCCGCTTCACGTCTTAAAATCCAGGCGCCAAGAGAGTGAAAGGTGCCGACCCAAGGAGAAGCGTTTGAATCGTGCGGGCGCGGCGGCTGAACATTTTGAACAAGTTTTGCGATGCGTTCTTTCATTTCGTTTGCGGCTTTGTTGGTGAATGTTATTGCCAGAATTTTTTCCGGTCGGACGCCGGTCGAGATCAGATGAGATACGCGATGAGTCAGAACTTTGGTTTTGCCCGACCCCGCGCCGGCCACAACCAAAATAGGGCCGTTTATATGCAAAACCGCATCAATTTGAGCCGTATTCAGGCCGGAGAGATGACTTGGGTTTGACATTATAGAGCGATTTTAGCATTTTTTATGGTTGTGGACAGGGTAGTAGGTCTGCGCGGCGCGACTGCTGCCCTGTGGATAAATATGTTCGCCAGGTTGACTTTCGGTTGCCGCGGGTATATTATTAAGGATGTTCCGGTATGCGTTACCGGATTTGTTGTTGAAAGGCCGTCTATCTGTTTTTCCCCTTAATTTAAGCCTATTTTAGAGCCTAATCAAAGGAAAACCTCTTTTAAAATCCCTTCGGGACTCAAGGGCTTTTTAGCCGTTTTAGCCGTCTCGGCTCTATTTTTTACCGGCTTGGACAGGGCAGATGCCGGTTTTTTTGATGTTTTGAAAAGTATTTTCGGCGCCGGAGACTCTGCCGGACAGACCGCGGCGTTAAATTCCCAGAATATGCCGCTTCTTATGGCTCCGAATAATACTGACCCTTTGGCCGGAACCGGCGGCGGGGATATTACCATAGTTCAAAACAGCGCCCTACTTTCTGTTTCTGGGCCGTTGGGTAGTTTGGCTGATGTAGAGGTTGAGTCGCGAAAAAGCGATCAAATTTCCATTTATATCGTCCGCGAGGGAGATAATCTTTCAAGTATTGCTAAAATGTTTGGCGTTTCAGTCAATACCATTCGGTGGGCCAACGATCTGACAACTTCAACCGTCATAAAGCCCGGGCAGACCTTAATAGTGTTGCCTATAAATAGCATTCAGCACACGGTGGCTAAAGGTGAAACGCTTAAAGGGATTGTTAAAAAATACGGCGGCGACCTCAATGAGACCCTGGCTTTTAACGAATGGCCGGCCGGTTATGAGCCGGAAGTCGGGATGATTGTTATTGTTCCGGACGGGGAAGGCGAGCCATTGGTAAATTACGGCAGCAAGACAGTTCGGGGCACGGGCGGCCCGGTTTATGCCGGATATTATATCCGTCCGATAAACGGCGGAAGAATATCCCAGGGTTTGCACGGGCTTAATGCCAAGGATTTCGCGACTTACTGTGGCGCCCCGATTTTTGCCTCCGCCCGGGGAACGGTTATCATTGCGCGTTCGGGCGGTTGGTTCAGCGGTTACGGTTCATACGCGGTTATCGCGCATCCGAACGGGACCCAGACGCTCTATTCCCATATGAGCAGGATTGCCGTAACACCCGGATGGAATGTGGTTCAGGGACAGGTGATCGGCTATGTGGGTTCTACCGGCAATTCCACGGGATGCCATGTGCATCTTGAAATCCGGGGAGCCGCGTTTCCCAATATCTAACCCATTTTAGAAATTGCTTTTTGGCCTATATTGGAGGGCTTCCAGAATATGGCTCTGTTTTATTTCGTCCTCGTTTTCAAGGTCGGCTATGGTCCGGCTTATTTTTATCACCCGATGATAAGCTCTTGGCGATAAATCCATTTGTTTAGCCGAAATATTAAGGATGTTTCTGGCATCGGGCGATAGGGGCGCGAAATTTTCAAGGTTGCGCACCCCCAGTTCGCTATTGGAAACTAGGCCCAGCTTTTTGAATCTGCGCTTCTGGCGGTCGCGCGCGGCGATTACTTTTTTACGTATATCAGCCGATGTTTCCAGCGCGTCTTTTTTTGAAAGTTCTTCATGGTCAATGTTAGAAACCTCCATCCAGAGATCAATACGGTCGGCTATGGGTCCGGAAACCTTTCTTTGATAGCGGAAAAGCGAAGAGGGGGTGCAAAGACACATTTTGTTTTTGGAGCCGAGATTTCCGCAGGGGCACGGGTTCATTGCCGCGACCAGCATGAATCTGGCAGGAAACCTAACAGTGCCCCTGGAGCGGGCAACGGTTATTATTCCGTCTTCAAGCGGTTGGCGAAGCGATTCAATGACTCGGCGTTCAAACTCGGGAAACTCGTCGCAAAACAGCACTCCGCGATGGGCCAGCGTTATTTCGCCCGGTCTTGGCCACACGCCCCCGCCGACCATAGCGACATAAGACGCGGTATGATGGGGAGACCTGAAGGGCCTGTATCTGGCAAAAGAGCCGTCAAGAGAGCCGGCAATGCTGTGGATGGCGGTCACTTCAAGCGCCTCTTCTTTTGAAAGGGGAGGAAGAATTGACGGCAGAGCTTTAGCCAGAAGGGTCTTGCCGGTTCCGGGCGGACCCGACATTAAAATATTATGGTTGCCGGAGGCGGCAATCATTAAGGCCCGTTTTGCGGTTTCTTGGCCCCGTATGTCCGATAGGTCGTGGCTCGCCGCCTCTGTTTGCGGCGAAAGTTTTGTTTTGGGCAGGATTTCAAGCGCGGTTTCTCCTTTAAGATGCAGAAGAACTTGATTCAGATTTTCGACTTCCCGCGCGGATATGTTTTCAATTAAGGCCGCCTCTTCTCCGTTGCCTTTGGGCACATATATTTCTTTAAAGCCCGCTAAAGACGCTTTTTGCGCAAGCGCCAGAACTCCTTTAATCGGACGCAATGTTCCGTCTAAAGCCAATTCGCCCAAAAATATTTTATCTTTTGTTTCAAATTCGGCTTGATGTGAAGCCAGAATATATCCAAGAGCGATGGCCAAATCAAAAGCCGACCCCTCTTTTTTAAGGTCAGCCGGCGCGAGTGACACGATCACTTTTTGGTTTTGTTTGTGCGGGGGCTTGAGCCCGATATTTTTAATGGCGTAAGATATTCTTTCTTTGGCTTCATCCACGGCTTTATCCGCAAGCCCGACAATGGTAAAAGACCGCAAACCCTTTGAATAATCAACTTCAACGTCAATTATTTCGCCGTCAAGTCCCATTATTTCGGCCGCGTGCAATTTTACCGACATAATGGCTAGATTCTAGCGCATCTTTAATAAAAAGAAAATCCCACCCTCTCCCCGAAAGGAGAAGGTGGGCGGCTTGCCCGTGTTGTTCAACGCTTCTTGAGGTCCTCCAGGGTCTTGACGATTTTGTCGGTGGCCTCTTTGATCTCGTCGATGAAGGGTTGGAACACAAGGGCCATCATGATGATGAAGAGGCCGAAGAACGCCACCGCCAGGAAAACCCCGATTGAGTTGCTGGCGACCGACGCGAAAAAGGTGGAGACAGTGAGACAGACAGCGGCCAGAGGTAGCCTCATGTGAATTCTCCTTTTCTGTTGGGGGTTTCAGAAGCGCCTGCTTCATAGTCCTGAAGCAGGAAAACACCTGTTTTTAACTTACTCCCTTCATTATATCAAATAAGAATATGCTTGTCAATACCTTCGTAATGGTTCAACAGTGTGTAAAATTCTATTTCCCGGCGTGCTCCACGCAGGTTTTTGCCGCGGGGTTGGCTTCAAGGCGCCTTGGGTCAATAGGTTTTTGGTCGATCGCGCAAAGGCCGTAGGTCCCCTTTTCAATACGCTCAAGCGCAGAATTTATTTCATTGAGTCTTGTCTCCAGTTCAACTTCGCGCGCGGCGCGATTTCCCATTTCTTCAAACAAGTCGGCCATTTCGCTTTGCTCTGACGCCTGGGTATTTAAATCCGGCGGAGTCGGCTGCCAATCCTTGGGGTTGTCCGGCGATATTTTGGCAATAGTCTGGAGCTCGCCTTCCACACGCAGGCGTTCTTCGTCAAGTTTTTTTCTGAAATAATTTAGGTCTAAAGACATGTTTGCATATTAGCATTATTTTTTATCTGCCCAAACTGTCCGACTCCAAGTCCGAACCGAGTTCGGATCCGAACTCGGTTCGGACTATTGCGGGGGCAGGGTGCTCATTATTCTGATAATCGCTCCGACGGCTTGTTCTGATTGGGCGATTATGAGAAATTGTTTATTGAATATGGAATATCCGATTATGGGTTTTCCGGTGCGGTTTCGCAGAAAACGAGCGTCGTTATTTTCCACGACCGAATCCAGAAAGACGTTTTCTCCGCGATCGTACGACAAATCCGGTTTAAGAAGTTTCGCGAAGTCCGCGGTCATTTTTTCTTCCCATTGAAGCAGGCCGGCGAAAGCCGAAGAATACAAATTGATTTCAATTATAAAAACGGGTTCGTTCCCCAAAGCAGTGTCTATGATTCCGAAAGTTGAACGCGGCCCCATTCCGTTTTCAAATAAAGGCGGCGGCGTAATTTCGACCAGATTAAAAATATCTTTCGCGTCCAAAAATTCATTTTGGCTCTGGTCAAAAGTTTTCACATAAATAAATTCTCGCGGCCGAAGCTGGGAGTCCAGAAATTTCTGCCATAAATCCAAAAATGTTTTTTGGTTCCGCGTTTCCAGCTCTATGGCAACTTCGCGGTCCGCGCGGATTATGGGCGGCGGGGATTCTGCCGCCGTCCCCGCGCTGGGCCCCTGAATTGTTCTTTTGAGCCAAAATGCCCCGAAAGCCGCGACAATTATTATAAGCAAAGCGATAAAAACATAAATGGCCGGCCTTATCTTTGACATTGGAGATTCAAATGCGGCCGCGGTTTTTCTTTCCTGCTTCGCGCTGACGAGTTCACCCAGGGAGAATTTTTTTCCGCTGGCATATTCCCGGACGTCCGAAATCATGGTTCTTATGCCGGGCTTTTTAGGCTCGTTTTTTTCAGGAACATTTTGACTGCCGCCGTTCATTTTTATTTTTTATTTTGTTTTTTCGCGGTATTGGGAAGATTGTTTGATTGAAAGATTGACTCTGCCGAGCTCGTCAATGCTGATTATTTTCACCGGCACTTCGTCGCCGATGTTGACTATATCGCGCACTTTGTTGACCCGATACGGCGCGAGCTCCGAAATATGCACCAGTCCTTCCTGTTTCGGTCCGATTTCAACCATGGCTCCGAATTCAAATATGCGGCTGACTTTACCCATAAATTCCTCGCCCACTTCGTATTCACGAGTCAGATTTCTGATGGCTTCGGCTGCCCTTTCGGCCGATTCCTGATTTTTGCCGGTAATGAATATCTCGCCAGTCTGTTCAATGTCTATCTCGGCTCCGGTTTCGTCAATTATTTTATTTATGGTCTTTCCTCCCGGACCGACCACGTCTCTTATTTTGTCGGGATTTATGTTGATGGTTATGATTTTCGGAGCGTGGGGCGAAATGTTTTCGCGCGGTTTGGGCAGGACTTTAAGCATCACTTCCATTATTCTGATTCTTGCCTCCCTCGCGTCTTCAAGGGCTTTTTTAAGCATCTCAAGCGTTACTCCATCCACTTTGACGTCCATTTGAATCGCGGTTATTCCATTTTTAGTGCCCGCGGCTTTGAAATCCATATCGCCGTGATGGTCTTCGGGACCCTGAATATCGGTCAGAACTTTGAAGCGGCCGTCACTGTCCATCATTAAGCCCATGGCAATTCCGGCGACAGGCTCTTTAATCGGCACGCCCGCGTCCATCAAAGACAGGGTTGAAGCACACACCGATCCCATTGAGGTTGAGCCGTTTGAAGACATTGTTTCCGAAACCAGACGAATGGTGTAGGGGAAAATTTCTTTTGGAGGAATGACGGCTTCCAGCGCGCGCTCGGCCAAAGCGCCATGTCCGATTTCTCTTCGGCCGGGCGAGCCCATTCTCCCTGTTTCACCGGATGAAAAAGGCGGAAAGTTGTAATGATGCATAAAGCGTTTTTTGGTTTGCGTTTCCATTCCTTCTATCAGCTGAACATCTCCGGGAGCTCCGAGCGTTGTGACGGATAAGATATGGGTTTCCCCTCTGAAAAATAAAGATGAGCCGTGATTGCGTTTAAGCAAACCGATCTCGGCGTATAAAGAGCGTATTTCATTGAGTTTGCGGTGGTCCGGCCTTTTTTCGCGTTCAAGTATGTTTTTATGGACTATTTCGTCAATTGCTTTTTCATAAAGGTCGTCGGCTTCGTTTACAAGGCCGCTGAATTGTTCCTGAACCGCGTCCATCCATTCTTTTTTGAGCTCTCCCAGTCGCGTGTTGCGCACGGGCTTTTCGGTTATATATATGTAATCTTCAAGGCGCGGCTTGATGTGGCTGGTAAAAAGTTCCAGAAATTCCGCCGGCTCTTCCGGAAATTCAAGTTTCATTTTTTCTTTGCCGACCTCCGCGATTATATCCCTCTGGAATTTTTCAATTTTCGCGAATTCCGGCAGAGCGCTCTTGAGAGCCTGCATTATTTTTTCTTCAGGAATTTCTTTGGCCCCTGCTTCAATCATATTTATTTTTCCATTTCTGGCACAGGCGACAAGATCCAATCCCGATTCTTCTTTTTCGGCGTAAGTCGGGTTGAAAATAATTTCGTTGTTTTTAATGCCCAGTCTTAACGGGCTGACCGGACCGTCCCAGGGGATGTCCGAGGTTGCCACAGCCAAAGAGGCCGCGAGTATTCCGGGAACATCGGGGTCATTTTCGCCGTCTATTGAAAGAGCCATAATCACCACGTGTATTTCGTTTCGCGATTTTTTATTGAAAAGCGGGCGGAGGGTTCGGTCAATCAGCCGGCCGTTAAGCACTGCTTCATCAGACGGCCGGCCCTCTCTGCGAACAAAGCGGGAACCCAGAATTTGCCCTGCGGCGTAGAATTTTTCTTCGTAGTCAACCGAAAGCGGGAAAAAATTTATTCCGGTTCGCGGGCTTTTGGCCATTGTAGCCGTGGCGAAAACAGTGGTTTCGCCGTAACGCACCAGAACCGAGCCGTTAGCCTGGGCAGCCAAATCCGAAAACTCCACTTCCAATTTGCGTCCGGCTATATCGGTTGAGTATTTTTTGCCCTGCATTTTATTATTTTGTTGATTTATGCGGAAGATCCAATAAAAATTTTGACGATTCTCCCAGGTCAGTAAATTCATCGGCTTCCTCCTTGAGTTTTCCTGAAGCCGAGCGGCCAAAGGCCATGATTTCGACTCGCATGCCGTACGTTCCTTTTAAATAATCAACAAGCGGCATGAAGTCTCCGTCTCCGGTTATTAAAACTACGGCGTCTACGCTCGGGGCGAGACATACGGCGTCAATGGTTAGTCCGACATCCCAGTCGGCTTTTTTCATTCCGCCGGCGAAAATCTGCAAGTCTTTGAATTTCGGCTCAATTCCTATTTTTTCCAGCGCTTCAAAGAAGGCCGATTCCTCTCCGGATTCCGTTTTTATAACATAGCCGATAGCGCGCACCAGCTTTCTGCCGGCAACGGCCGCTTTCAGGACCTCTTTAAAATTGACGCGCTTGCCAAAGAGGTTGCGCGCCGAGTGATACATGTTTTGAACGTCAATTAAAATCGCCACTCGCTGTTCGCGATGTTTTATCACTGCCATGTTCTTTTATTTTTTTAAACCTATTTTTTTAATAATATTTGAATAGCGCTTCTCGTCTTCTTTTGAGAGGTAGTCCAATAGGGATTTTCTCTTTGAGACCATTTTTAAAAGCCCGCGCCTTGAATGAATATCTTTGGGGTGGTCTTTTAAATGCTGGGTCAGGCGTTTTATTTCTTCGGTCAAAAGCGCGATTTGGACCTCCGAAGACCCGGTGTCCTTTTCGTGCAGTTTATATTTTTCCACCACTTTTTGTTTAGTCTTTACAGCTAACATCACCTACATCCTAGCATATATCTGTTTTTTATTCAAGCGCTTCTTTACAAGACAAAGAAGGCGTGTTAATTTTTAAAACTAACCATTAATTATGGATGTTCAAATTAAAAAATTGCCGAAATCAGAAATTGAAATATCCGGAGAAATTCCCGCGGACGAATTTGAGGCGCATTACCAAAGCGCTCTTAAAGAACTGAACGAAAAATCATCCGTTGCGGGGTTCAGGCCCGGGCATATTCCGGAAAATATGCTTGTTGAAAAAATAGGCGAAGATTCGGTTTTGGAACACGCGGCCGAACACGCGCTTGAGGAGGCATATCCGAAAATACTTGAAGAAAATAAAATTGATGCCTTGGGACAACCGCGAATAACCATAACTAAAATAGCGCGTCAAAACCCCCTGGGTTTTAAGATTCAGACCGCGGTTTTGCCCGAAATAAAACTTCCCGACTATAAAAATATCGCCGCAGGCATTAGCGCCCGCATAGATGAGATAAAAGTGGAAGAAAAAGAAATTGAAGAGGCACTTAACTTTTTAAGAAAATCCAAATCCAAAAACACCGAGAACACCGAGTCGCAAAACACCGAGTCACATGATTCGGACGGCCGTCCGAATCAGATTACTGGGACGAATCAGATTACCGAGACGAAAAAACCGGAGGGATTGTCGGAGGGATTGTCGGAGGGGCCGGAAAGCGACGATGAATTCGCAAAAAGTTTCGGACAACAGGACCTTAATGGTTTAAAAAAACTTCTTGAAGAAAACATAAGACAGGATAAAACAACTAAAGCGCGAGAGTCGCGTAGAATGGAAATAATGGATAAAATTTCGTCCTTAGTCGTTGCGGAAATTCCCCAGATTTTAATTGATTCAGAAAAAGAAAAAATGTCAGCCGAACTTCGTTCCTCAATTGAAAATATGGGTATGAAATGGGAGGACTATTTGAATCACATTAAAAAAACAGAAGAAGAATTAAAGAAAGATTGGGCGGGCGAAGCCGAAAAACGCGCCCGTTACGCTCTGATTTTAAGAGAGATCGCGAATGCCGAAAGCATCGCGCCGTCAGACGAAGAATTAAACGGTTTTGTCGTAAGTTCTCTCGCACAATATCCCGCGCCCGAGCGCGCCAAAATTGACAAAGAGCGTTTTAAGGACTATGCTTACGGTATATTAAGAAACGAAAAGGTTTTTAATTTTTTGGAATCCAAAACTAAATAAAAATGGACGAAGAATACTATAATTATTTAATTCCGACCGTAATTGAAAAATCGCAATTCGGCGAGCGGGCTTACGATATTTATTCCAGACTTTTGAAAGAAAGGATTGTTTTTGTTTCGGGGCCGATTGCCGACCCGATTGCCAATACCGTAATAGCCCAGCTTTTATTTTTGGAATCGCAAGACCCCAAAAAAGATATTTCTCTTTACATAAATTCTCCCGGGGGTTCGGTTTCGGCGACCTTAGCTATTTATGACACTATGCAGCATATTAAGCCGGATGTTTCAACCATCTGCGTCGGATTTGCCGCATCGGGCGCGGCCATTCTTTTAGCCGCGGGCGCCAAAGGCAAGCGTTTTTCCCTGCCAAATTCGGAAATAATGATTCATCAGGTTATAGGCGCGGCCGAAGGGCAGGCGACCGAAATTGAAATATCCGCGCGCCACATTTTGCGAGTCAAAGAAAAGTTAAATAAAATTCTGGCCGAGCATACTAACCAGCCATTGGATAAAATAGAAAAAGACACTGACCGCGACTTTTTTATGGATGCCGATGAAGCCAAAAAATACGGCATTCTGGACAAAATTGTAAGGTCAAAAAACGGAAAATAAAAAATAAAGCCCCCTCCAGCATGCGTCTGCTGGAGGGGGTGCCCCCCCATTGGGGGGTTTTGGGCGGCCCACTCTAGTCGTGCAGCACGGGTTCACCTTCTCTCTCACAAGGATCGAGAAGCTGTGAGATCCCGAGGGCCACAGACAGTTGTGGACGGCCCGATGGTATACTACGCCTGGCCAGCCGCAACGCGATTTAGCCAGGGAAGAGCGGGTGACCGGCAGACCTTGATTTGACTCTGGTCTACGCGACCTTGTTTACAAGGTCTGCCGGTTCCCCCCGCGGCGCCGTGGTCAGGCGGCGGTCATGCCGTCGTGGACGAGGGCGGTCATCTTGGGGTAAATGGTGCCCTTGGCACCGGTGGGTGATCGTGACTGCATTTTTCCTCCTTTTCTCCCCCCGGATTTCTCCTCTTTATAGGGGGATTAGACGGCGTATGGGCCTACTTTCCCTCGCGCAAGGCCTGTCCTTGCGGGGGGTGCTTCATTCCAAGGTACATCATCCATTATACTCCCGGGCTTTTAATATGTCAAGTCCTTGATATTTTCCATTTTATCCGCTAAAGAAATGCCGGTCATCTCCGCGGGTTTTGCCAGACCCAAAAGTTCAAGCGCGGTTGGCGCGACATCGGTCAAAGTCCCTTTTACCTCATTATATTTTTTCAAAATTTCTTCGTTTGAACGCTCTTTTTTGGATTCAAAATCTTTTATCGCGATAAAAAACGGCACGGGATTTGACGTATGTTTGGTTCTTTTTTCTCCGGTTATCCGGTATTGTTTTTCTTCCGCGTTGCCGTGATCTCCGGTCACAATAACCGCTCCTCTAAGTTCCAAAACGCGCGGAATGATTTTTCCAAGCGCTTCATCCAGCGTTTCAACCGCCTTTACGGTCGCCTCAAAGTCTCCGGTGTGGCCGACCATATCGGCATTGGCGAAATTAACCAAAATGAAATCGTATTTTTCAAGAGATTCCAGAACTTTGTCGGTTACGGCCTCGGCCGACATTCGCGGGAATTCGTCAAAGTGGGCGGTTAAAACCGAAGGAATTAAAATTCGGTCTTCTCCCGGAAAAGCTTTTTCCCGGCCGCCGTTGAAAAAATAAGTAACATGCGCGTATTTTTCCGTTTCGGCTATATGAACCTGCTTTAATCCGGCGTCAGCAATGATTTTAGCCAGCGAGAGTCTGATATCGAGCGGAGAAAAAGCAACCTCGGCTTTAAAAGCCGGATCGTATTGGGTCATTGTTACAAAAAAAAGATTGTTTATTTTCGTCCTCGGAAATTTGTCAAACCCGTCGGCGATAAAGGCGCCGGTCAGTTCCCGCGCGCTGTCTTCGCGGTAGTTGAAAAATACGGCGGCGTCATTATCCTGAATTCTGCCCGCGGGCCTTCCGGCTTCAGCTAAAAACCCGGGCTCAATGAATTCATCGGTGAGGCCCTCTTTGTAGCTTTTTTCTATGTAGAGAGGCGCGTTTTCATAAGGCCGGCCTTTGTCCAAAGCCAAGAGATTATATGTTTTTTCAATAAGTTCCCATTGGTTGTCGCGGTCCATCGCGAATCTCCGGCCGATAACTGAAGCGATTTTGGCCTCGGGATAATTCTGAGCCAATCTGGATTCCAGAAACGCAAAAAGTTTTGAGGCTTCCTGCGGCGGAGCGTCTCGGCCGTCAGTAAAAAGATGGAGATATAGCTCATCCAGTCCGTTCTTTCGGGCCAGCTCCAGGAGGGCATAAACATGGTCAATATAGGCGTGCACTGAA
The genomic region above belongs to Candidatus Niyogibacteria bacterium and contains:
- a CDS encoding 2,3-bisphosphoglycerate-independent phosphoglycerate mutase, translated to MTYKPVVLIILDGYGVNAKTSESPLRLAKRPNFEHLEKFYPFTTLQASGAAVGLPWGEEGNSEVGHLTIGAGRVIYTHLPRIIMAIRDGSFFENPSFKKAVSHVKKNNSRLHLIGLFSSGSVHAYIDHVYALLELARKNGLDELYLHLFTDGRDAPPQEASKLFAFLESRLAQNYPEAKIASVIGRRFAMDRDNQWELIEKTYNLLALDKGRPYENAPLYIEKSYKEGLTDEFIEPGFLAEAGRPAGRIQDNDAAVFFNYREDSARELTGAFIADGFDKFPRTKINNLFFVTMTQYDPAFKAEVAFSPLDIRLSLAKIIADAGLKQVHIAETEKYAHVTYFFNGGREKAFPGEDRILIPSVLTAHFDEFPRMSAEAVTDKVLESLEKYDFILVNFANADMVGHTGDFEATVKAVETLDEALGKIIPRVLELRGAVIVTGDHGNAEEKQYRITGEKRTKHTSNPVPFFIAIKDFESKKERSNEEILKKYNEVKGTLTDVAPTALELLGLAKPAEMTGISLADKMENIKDLTY
- a CDS encoding YifB family Mg chelatase-like AAA ATPase, which codes for MSVKLHAAEIMGLDGEIIDVEVDYSKGLRSFTIVGLADKAVDEAKERISYAIKNIGLKPPHKQNQKVIVSLAPADLKKEGSAFDLAIALGYILASHQAEFETKDKIFLGELALDGTLRPIKGVLALAQKASLAGFKEIYVPKGNGEEAALIENISAREVENLNQVLLHLKGETALEILPKTKLSPQTEAASHDLSDIRGQETAKRALMIAASGNHNILMSGPPGTGKTLLAKALPSILPPLSKEEALEVTAIHSIAGSLDGSFARYRPFRSPHHTASYVAMVGGGVWPRPGEITLAHRGVLFCDEFPEFERRVIESLRQPLEDGIITVARSRGTVRFPARFMLVAAMNPCPCGNLGSKNKMCLCTPSSLFRYQRKVSGPIADRIDLWMEVSNIDHEELSKKDALETSADIRKKVIAARDRQKRRFKKLGLVSNSELGVRNLENFAPLSPDARNILNISAKQMDLSPRAYHRVIKISRTIADLENEDEIKQSHILEALQYRPKSNF
- the clpP gene encoding ATP-dependent Clp endopeptidase proteolytic subunit ClpP — encoded protein: MDEEYYNYLIPTVIEKSQFGERAYDIYSRLLKERIVFVSGPIADPIANTVIAQLLFLESQDPKKDISLYINSPGGSVSATLAIYDTMQHIKPDVSTICVGFAASGAAILLAAGAKGKRFSLPNSEIMIHQVIGAAEGQATEIEISARHILRVKEKLNKILAEHTNQPLDKIEKDTDRDFFMDADEAKKYGILDKIVRSKNGK
- a CDS encoding polyribonucleotide nucleotidyltransferase; amino-acid sequence: MQGKKYSTDIAGRKLEVEFSDLAAQANGSVLVRYGETTVFATATMAKSPRTGINFFPLSVDYEEKFYAAGQILGSRFVRREGRPSDEAVLNGRLIDRTLRPLFNKKSRNEIHVVIMALSIDGENDPDVPGILAASLAVATSDIPWDGPVSPLRLGIKNNEIIFNPTYAEKEESGLDLVACARNGKINMIEAGAKEIPEEKIMQALKSALPEFAKIEKFQRDIIAEVGKEKMKLEFPEEPAEFLELFTSHIKPRLEDYIYITEKPVRNTRLGELKKEWMDAVQEQFSGLVNEADDLYEKAIDEIVHKNILEREKRPDHRKLNEIRSLYAEIGLLKRNHGSSLFFRGETHILSVTTLGAPGDVQLIEGMETQTKKRFMHHYNFPPFSSGETGRMGSPGRREIGHGALAERALEAVIPPKEIFPYTIRLVSETMSSNGSTSMGSVCASTLSLMDAGVPIKEPVAGIAMGLMMDSDGRFKVLTDIQGPEDHHGDMDFKAAGTKNGITAIQMDVKVDGVTLEMLKKALEDAREARIRIMEVMLKVLPKPRENISPHAPKIITININPDKIRDVVGPGGKTINKIIDETGAEIDIEQTGEIFITGKNQESAERAAEAIRNLTREYEVGEEFMGKVSRIFEFGAMVEIGPKQEGLVHISELAPYRVNKVRDIVNIGDEVPVKIISIDELGRVNLSIKQSSQYREKTK
- the rpsO gene encoding 30S ribosomal protein S15, with protein sequence MLAVKTKQKVVEKYKLHEKDTGSSEVQIALLTEEIKRLTQHLKDHPKDIHSRRGLLKMVSKRKSLLDYLSKEDEKRYSNIIKKIGLKK
- a CDS encoding M23 family metallopeptidase, with product MDRADAGFFDVLKSIFGAGDSAGQTAALNSQNMPLLMAPNNTDPLAGTGGGDITIVQNSALLSVSGPLGSLADVEVESRKSDQISIYIVREGDNLSSIAKMFGVSVNTIRWANDLTTSTVIKPGQTLIVLPINSIQHTVAKGETLKGIVKKYGGDLNETLAFNEWPAGYEPEVGMIVIVPDGEGEPLVNYGSKTVRGTGGPVYAGYYIRPINGGRISQGLHGLNAKDFATYCGAPIFASARGTVIIARSGGWFSGYGSYAVIAHPNGTQTLYSHMSRIAVTPGWNVVQGQVIGYVGSTGNSTGCHVHLEIRGAAFPNI
- a CDS encoding NYN domain-containing protein, with the protein product MAVIKHREQRVAILIDVQNMYHSARNLFGKRVNFKEVLKAAVAGRKLVRAIGYVIKTESGEESAFFEALEKIGIEPKFKDLQIFAGGMKKADWDVGLTIDAVCLAPSVDAVVLITGDGDFMPLVDYLKGTYGMRVEIMAFGRSASGKLKEEADEFTDLGESSKFLLDLPHKSTK